GCGGACAACATCGTCCAGAGCTTCACCGTGAACGCCTCCTCCGAGGTCGCGCAGGGTGTCTGGAAGCTGCGGGTGGCGGACCTCGCCTCCGCGGACACCGGCTACATCAACAGCTGGAAGCTCACGTTCTGACCCCGACAGGGGTGACGGGGGCCGAGCCGAACCCAGGCTCGTCCGATTGATCGCGGGGCCGCCCGGGAGACGACCTCCCCGGGCGGCCCTGTTCCATGACGGTTCCACGAACGGTTCCACGAACGGTTCCACGACGCGCAAGGGCCCGGCACCACGGGGGTGCCGGGCCCTTGCGCGTCATCCGGTCGGCAGGTCCCGCGGCTGCCGGCCAGGTCGGGTCAGTCAGGTCAGGTCAGGTCGGGTCAGTCGATGGCGCCGAAGATGCGGTCGAACATGTCGCCCTGCTCGCCGGTGCGGCCCTGCTCCTCTTCGCGCCGGTCCTGCTCCTCGCGGGCCTGCTGCTCCATACGGGCCTGCTCGTCCCGCTGGGCCTGGTCCTGACGGCCCCTCTCCTCCTGGCGGGTCTGCTCCTCGCGCTGGGCCTGGTCCTGGCGGCCCTGCTCGTCGCGGGCCTCCTCGTCGCGGGCCTCCTCGTCGCGCGCCTCCTCGTCGCGCGCCTGCTGGTCCTGAGGGGCCTGCTCGTCGCGGGCCTGCTCCTCACGGGCCTGCTCGTCGCCGGCCTGCTCGTCGGCCGGCTGCTCGTCGGCAGGTTCGTCCGTGCGCGGCTTCATCATCTCCTGCATGGCCGGCTTGGCGCCGTTGTGCACCGGCGCCCCCGCCATGCCCGGCCCGGCTTCGTGGCGGCGGCCCCGGTCCTCGTCGCCGTTGCCGGACTCGTCGTCATTTCCGTCGTGGCGCCCGCCGTTCCAGTCGTCGCCGCGTCCGTCGTGGCGGCCCTCGCGGTCGTCGTCGTCCGTCGGCTTGAAGAGCACCGAGCGGACCTGGACGCCGTGCGCCCGCTCCCCCGGCGCGAGCGCCCGCTCGGCCCGCTCGCCGCACTCACGGTCCCGGAACAACACCGCCAGCGACTCCGTCTCGTTGCGCACGGTGGTCGCCGGGTTCTCCCACGAGGTGCCCGTCAGCCTGTAGCAGGTGTCGTTGTCCGCCGGGCGGATCTGGCGGTGCTCGTTGCCGCCGGCCTCGTCGTCGTCATCGTCATCGACGAGGTACTCCAGGCGGCCGAGCGGGCGACGGCCGTCATCGTCGTCGTGATCCGCCGCCAGCGTGGCGCCGGCGGTGGGCAGGACGATGGCGAGGGCACCGAGGAGTGCGGCGGCGGTGGTACGAGCACGCATGAAGAGTCCGTTCTCTGGTCGGCTGGAACGCCGGGTCCGGTGGCTTCCAGCGGGCAGCGTAGGAGCGGACGATTCGGATGAAACGATTCAGCGTGCCCAGCGCGTTCGAAGGTTCACCCTCCTGGATCGGTCGGCGGGGCCCATACGGCAGTCACCGCGCCGACCGGCCCCACGGCCTCCGCCGCACCCCGCGCTCAGACCCGGTCCACCACCGCCACGGCCTCCGCGGGCCGGCCCCCGGCCTGCGGCCCGCCCGCGCTCCGCCCCGCCGAACGGATCAGCAGCACCGCGGCGAGGGCGCCCAGCAGACCCATCGCCCCCGAGGCCACGAAGGTCTCGCGCAGCCCGCTCACGAAGGCCGCCTCCACCCAGGCCTTCGCCGCCGGGGCGGCGGCCAGCAGCCGCCCCGCCCCGCCGGACGCCAACGCCTCCGCGGTCCCGCGCGCCCGACCGGAGCCGGCCAGCCCGTCCGCCAGCCCGGCGTGGAAGAGGGAGCCGAGCACCGCGATGCCGAAGGCCATCCCCAGCTGCCGCGCCGTGTTCAGCGCGCCGCCGGCCATGCCCGCCCGGGCCGGGGCCACCGCCCCCATCGCCGTGGCCGCCAGCGAGGGGATCGCCGCGCCCACCCCGGCCCCCGTCATCAGCAGGCCCGGGACCAGCGCCGGCCAGCCGTCGCCCGCGTCCAGCATCCAGGCCTGGAGCAGCGCGCCCGCCCCGATGAGCGCCAGCCCGCCGCCTATGGTCAGCCGCGCCGGGGCGCCGTGCAGGAGCCGGCCGGCCAGCGCCGAGACGAGGAACGAGGCGAGGCTCAGCGGTACCACCACCAGGCCCGCGCCGACCGGGCTCATCCCCTCGACGGACTGGAGCCAGAGGGAGACGTACATGAGGTACGAGAACGCCGCCCCGGACAGCAGCAGCGCGGCGGCCATGACCCCGACGAAGGTACTGCTGCGGAACAGCGAGAGGTCCAGCATCGGGCGGGCGGTGCGCAGTTCGACGAGCACGAAGACGGCGAAGGCGGCCGCGCCGAGGCCGAGGAGGCCGAGGGTGGAGGCGGAGGTCCAGCCGTTCTCGCCGGCCCGGATCAGCGCGTACGTGACGACCCCCGCGCCCGCGGTGAAGGCGGTCATACCGGGCAGGTCGAGGCCCTTGGCGTGCGGGTCGCGGGAGTCGGTGACCGCCTTGAGGGTGACGTACACCGCCAGGGCGCAGACGGGCAGGTTGATGTAGAAGATCCAGCGCCAGCCGAAGTGCTCGGTCAGCAGCCCGCCGATGATCGGCCCGGCCGCGGCGGCGGCGCCGTTGACCGCCCCCCACACGCCGAAGGCGATGCCGCGGTCGCGGCCCTGGTAGGCGGCGCTGAGCAGGGCCATGGTGGTGGCGAACATCGCCGCGCCGCCGAGGCCCTGTACGGCGCGGAAGGCGATCAGGGCGGCAGGGCCGGTGGCGAGGCCGCAGGCGAGCGAGGCGGCGGCGAAGAGCACGAGACCGCCGAGGTAGACGCGGCGCCGCCCGATCCGGTCGGCGAGGGAGCCCGCGCCGAGCAGCAGGGCGGCCAGCGCCAGGGCGTACACGTCCATCACCCACTGGAGGGCGGAGAACCCGGTGTGCATGTCGGCGGCCATGTCCGGCAGGGCGACGGTCACGATCGTGACGTCGACCAGGAGCATGAAGGCCCCCAGACAGACCGCCGTCAGCGGCAGCCACTTGCGCATGAATCTCTCCTCGTGGGGGTTTGGCGTCATCGGTGACCCCAAGTTCTCAGCGCGGTCCCGCATTCCACACCCGGCACCCGTCCGCCGACGGATTTCCGTCATGGACGGCTCTGGGATGATGGAAAGCATGAACCGAACCGCACCGAACGAGGAGCTCGACCTCCTCGACCGCTCCCTGATCCAGGCGTTGATGATCGACGGACGGGCCTCGTTCAGCCGGCTCGCCGAGGTGCTGGAGGTCTCCGACCAGACGGTGGTGCGCCGTTACCGGCGGATGCGGTCCGGGGGCCTGATCCGGGTGGTCGGACTCCCCCTGGGCCGCCGCGTCGGGCTGTTCGAGTCGTGGCTGCGCGTGCAGTGCGCGCCCGACGCGGCGCTGGTGGTGGCCGGGGCACTGGCCCGCCGGCCGGACATCTCCTGGGTGAAGCTGGGCTCGGGCGGGACGGAGATCCACTGCCTGACCAAGGCGCGCACCCGCGCCGACCGCGACGGCCTGCTGCTGGACAAGCTCCCCCGCACCCGCCGGGTGACCGGGGTCAGCGCGCACACGCTGCTGCGGGTCTTCGTCGGCGGCCCGGAGCGGTGGTGCGGGCTGGACGTGCTGCGGCCCGACCAGGCCGCGGCACTGGAGCGACCGCCGGTCCCGCAGGGGCGGGAACGGCACACCCTGGACGAGGTCGAGCTGGCGCTGCTGTCGGTGCTCGGCCGGGACGGGAGGGCCGGCTACCCCGAACTGGCGCGCGCCTCGGGCCTGTCGGAGTCCACCGCGCGTCGCCGCCTGGAACGGCTGCGGGATCTCGGGGCGCTCTACCTGGACGTGGAGCTCGTCCCCGCCCGGCTCGGCTACGAGGCGGAGGCCACCTTGATGCTGACGGCGGCGCCCTCGCGGCTGGCGGAGGCGGGCGCGGCGGTGGCCCGGCACGAGGAGGTGCCGTTCGCCGCCGCGGTGACCGGGGCGGCGAACCTGCTGGCCGTGGTGGTCTGCCGGGACACGGACGCGCTGTACACGTACCTGACGGAACGGATCGGCGCCGTGCCCGGCATCGAGCGGGTCGAGGTGATCCCGACCCTGCGCAACATCAAGCGGGCCGGGATGCTGGTCGAGGACGGACGGCTGGTCGACCCCTGAGTCCGGGTCCGGGCCCTGCCGCCCTGCCCCTGGGGCCTTCCCCGCCGCCCGTCCCCGCGTTCCTCACCTCAGCAGCATCCCGCCCGCCGCGTCCGCGTCGGCGCCGGCGTCCTGCGGGCCCGCGACCAGGCCGAGTTCGGCCGGGCTCGCCAGCAGCGGGTGCGCGGGCAGGATCCGTACGGTGTAGCCGAAGGGCCCCGTACGGTCGAGGGCGAGCGGGCCCTCGTAGACCCAGCGGCCCTCCAGGTCGGGCCCGGAGGCCGGTTTCAGCGGGAAGGTCCGGGCGGCCTGGATCACGTCCTGCGCGTCCACCC
This Streptomyces sp. NBC_00539 DNA region includes the following protein-coding sequences:
- a CDS encoding Lrp/AsnC family transcriptional regulator; amino-acid sequence: MNRTAPNEELDLLDRSLIQALMIDGRASFSRLAEVLEVSDQTVVRRYRRMRSGGLIRVVGLPLGRRVGLFESWLRVQCAPDAALVVAGALARRPDISWVKLGSGGTEIHCLTKARTRADRDGLLLDKLPRTRRVTGVSAHTLLRVFVGGPERWCGLDVLRPDQAAALERPPVPQGRERHTLDEVELALLSVLGRDGRAGYPELARASGLSESTARRRLERLRDLGALYLDVELVPARLGYEAEATLMLTAAPSRLAEAGAAVARHEEVPFAAAVTGAANLLAVVVCRDTDALYTYLTERIGAVPGIERVEVIPTLRNIKRAGMLVEDGRLVDP
- a CDS encoding MFS transporter, whose product is MRKWLPLTAVCLGAFMLLVDVTIVTVALPDMAADMHTGFSALQWVMDVYALALAALLLGAGSLADRIGRRRVYLGGLVLFAAASLACGLATGPAALIAFRAVQGLGGAAMFATTMALLSAAYQGRDRGIAFGVWGAVNGAAAAAGPIIGGLLTEHFGWRWIFYINLPVCALAVYVTLKAVTDSRDPHAKGLDLPGMTAFTAGAGVVTYALIRAGENGWTSASTLGLLGLGAAAFAVFVLVELRTARPMLDLSLFRSSTFVGVMAAALLLSGAAFSYLMYVSLWLQSVEGMSPVGAGLVVVPLSLASFLVSALAGRLLHGAPARLTIGGGLALIGAGALLQAWMLDAGDGWPALVPGLLMTGAGVGAAIPSLAATAMGAVAPARAGMAGGALNTARQLGMAFGIAVLGSLFHAGLADGLAGSGRARGTAEALASGGAGRLLAAAPAAKAWVEAAFVSGLRETFVASGAMGLLGALAAVLLIRSAGRSAGGPQAGGRPAEAVAVVDRV